Proteins found in one Oryza glaberrima chromosome 4, OglaRS2, whole genome shotgun sequence genomic segment:
- the LOC127770695 gene encoding putative F-box/FBD/LRR-repeat protein At5g56810 isoform X1 yields the protein MGMLALNRLMPLRRDRRRRRRHHRPQIRARSGGLIASTGKRKTSPCQQDDYDGDSQAGKIMRNSIPDLPEDILFRIQSFMSMREAARAACVSRAFLHSWRCHPNLIFNKDTIGLKRNAFGENFHGKIGRILRNHSGISLKTFQLDYSGMCGFDGTSYLDSWLQIALKPEIEELTLFLPETNRQYSFPCSLLSDGVRDSLRYIKLRCCALHPTPELGPLRSLSSMHLLYVSITWAELECLLSNSLALEHLELNHCKGIICLKIPCTLQQLSSLNVVECSGLKVIESKAPNLSSLFVRGSRVNFSLVETLQIKKLDMGRAICDARAKLPSIMPNLETLIIESGHEVVDAPMLPTKFLYLRHLTIHMITGSTISRPYDYFSLVSFIDASPSLETLILNVTQVRMVHESIFTDSQLRHIPGHRHGHLKSVKITGFSSAKSLVELTCYILNNAVSLECLTLDTIYGPRCDQDKYRRCFPMIDGVLTEAPRGLAAIRTYIEDKVPSTVNLIVLEPCSRCHVRRRG from the exons CGGCTCATGCCCCTGCGGCgcgaccgccggcggcggcggcggcatcaccGGCCGCAAATCCGAGCCCGCT CAGGTGGGCTTATTGCCTCAACGGGTAAAAGAAAGACATCACCCTGTCAACAAGATGACTATGATGGTGATTCTCAAGCTGGCAAAATAATGAGAAATTCAATCCCAGACCTTCCTGAG GACATATTGTTTCGTATACAGTCCTTTATGTCAATGCGTGAAGCTGCTCGTGCTGCTTGCGTATCTCGTGCTTTTCTACATTCTTGGAGGTGTCATCCCAATCTTATCTTTAATAAAGATACGATTGGCTTGAAGAGAAACGCGTTTGGAGAGAATTTCCACGGAAAGATTGGGCGCATTCTCAGGAACCACTCAGGCATTAGCTTGAAAACGTTCCAGCTTGACTATAGTGGCATGTGTGGGTTCGATGGCACTAGTTATCTTGACAGTTGGCTTCAGATTGCTCTTAAACCGGAGATTGAAGAACTCACCCTTTTTTTGCCTGAAACAAACAGACAATACAGCTTCCCATGCTCACTTTTATCTGATGGGGTTCGAGACTCACTTCGGTACATTAAACTTCGATGTTGTGCCCTACATCCCACACCTGAACTTGGCCCCTTGAGAAGCCTATCAAGTATGCATCTGTTGTATGTGAGCATTACATGGGCTGAGTTAGAGTGCCTTCTTTCCAACTCTCTTGCTCTGGAGCATTTAGAGCTCAATCATTGCAAGGGGATAATTTGCCTGAAGATACCTTGCACCCTGCAGCAGCTCAGCAGCCTTAATGTCGTTGAATGCTCAGGCTTGAAAGTGATAGAGAGCAAAGCTCCAAATCTCTCTAGTCTTTTTGTTAGAGGATCCAGGGTAAACTTCTCCCTTGTAGAAACATTGCAAATAAAGAAGCTAGACATGGGACGTGCAATCTGTGATGCTCGGGCCAAGCTGCCATCCATTATGCCAAATCTTGAAACTCTTATCATTGAATCGGGGCATGAG GTGGTTGATGCACCAATGCTGCCTACCAAATTCCTCTATCTTAGGCACCTGACCATTCATATGATAACAGGATCGACCATTTCCCGGCCATATGACTATTTCTCTCTGGTTTCTTTTATTGATGCATCTCCGTCCTTGGAGACTTTGATATTAAAT GTGACTCAGGTACGTATGGTGCATGAATCGATTTTCACGGATTCACAACTGAGACACATCCCTGGACACCGCCATGGCCACCTCAAGAGTGTGAAGATCACTGGTTTCAGCTCTGCGAAGAGCTTGGTGGAACTGACATGTTATATCCTCAATAATGCGGTGTCACTTGAGTGTCTTACATTGGATACCATTTATGGTCCTAGGTGTGATCAAGATAAGTATAGGCGGTGTTTTCCCATGATAGATGGTGTTCTCACGGAAGCTCCAAGAGGGCTTGCAGCTATCAGAACATACATTGAGGATAAAGTTCCATCTACAGTTAATTTGATTGTTCTGGAACCTTGCAGCCGGTGCCATGTTAGAAGAAGAGGGTGA
- the LOC127770695 gene encoding putative F-box/FBD/LRR-repeat protein At5g56810 isoform X2 — protein MGMLALNRLMPLRRDRRRRRRHHRPQIRARCGLIASTGKRKTSPCQQDDYDGDSQAGKIMRNSIPDLPEDILFRIQSFMSMREAARAACVSRAFLHSWRCHPNLIFNKDTIGLKRNAFGENFHGKIGRILRNHSGISLKTFQLDYSGMCGFDGTSYLDSWLQIALKPEIEELTLFLPETNRQYSFPCSLLSDGVRDSLRYIKLRCCALHPTPELGPLRSLSSMHLLYVSITWAELECLLSNSLALEHLELNHCKGIICLKIPCTLQQLSSLNVVECSGLKVIESKAPNLSSLFVRGSRVNFSLVETLQIKKLDMGRAICDARAKLPSIMPNLETLIIESGHEVVDAPMLPTKFLYLRHLTIHMITGSTISRPYDYFSLVSFIDASPSLETLILNVTQVRMVHESIFTDSQLRHIPGHRHGHLKSVKITGFSSAKSLVELTCYILNNAVSLECLTLDTIYGPRCDQDKYRRCFPMIDGVLTEAPRGLAAIRTYIEDKVPSTVNLIVLEPCSRCHVRRRG, from the exons CGGCTCATGCCCCTGCGGCgcgaccgccggcggcggcggcggcatcaccGGCCGCAAATCCGAGCCCGCT GTGGGCTTATTGCCTCAACGGGTAAAAGAAAGACATCACCCTGTCAACAAGATGACTATGATGGTGATTCTCAAGCTGGCAAAATAATGAGAAATTCAATCCCAGACCTTCCTGAG GACATATTGTTTCGTATACAGTCCTTTATGTCAATGCGTGAAGCTGCTCGTGCTGCTTGCGTATCTCGTGCTTTTCTACATTCTTGGAGGTGTCATCCCAATCTTATCTTTAATAAAGATACGATTGGCTTGAAGAGAAACGCGTTTGGAGAGAATTTCCACGGAAAGATTGGGCGCATTCTCAGGAACCACTCAGGCATTAGCTTGAAAACGTTCCAGCTTGACTATAGTGGCATGTGTGGGTTCGATGGCACTAGTTATCTTGACAGTTGGCTTCAGATTGCTCTTAAACCGGAGATTGAAGAACTCACCCTTTTTTTGCCTGAAACAAACAGACAATACAGCTTCCCATGCTCACTTTTATCTGATGGGGTTCGAGACTCACTTCGGTACATTAAACTTCGATGTTGTGCCCTACATCCCACACCTGAACTTGGCCCCTTGAGAAGCCTATCAAGTATGCATCTGTTGTATGTGAGCATTACATGGGCTGAGTTAGAGTGCCTTCTTTCCAACTCTCTTGCTCTGGAGCATTTAGAGCTCAATCATTGCAAGGGGATAATTTGCCTGAAGATACCTTGCACCCTGCAGCAGCTCAGCAGCCTTAATGTCGTTGAATGCTCAGGCTTGAAAGTGATAGAGAGCAAAGCTCCAAATCTCTCTAGTCTTTTTGTTAGAGGATCCAGGGTAAACTTCTCCCTTGTAGAAACATTGCAAATAAAGAAGCTAGACATGGGACGTGCAATCTGTGATGCTCGGGCCAAGCTGCCATCCATTATGCCAAATCTTGAAACTCTTATCATTGAATCGGGGCATGAG GTGGTTGATGCACCAATGCTGCCTACCAAATTCCTCTATCTTAGGCACCTGACCATTCATATGATAACAGGATCGACCATTTCCCGGCCATATGACTATTTCTCTCTGGTTTCTTTTATTGATGCATCTCCGTCCTTGGAGACTTTGATATTAAAT GTGACTCAGGTACGTATGGTGCATGAATCGATTTTCACGGATTCACAACTGAGACACATCCCTGGACACCGCCATGGCCACCTCAAGAGTGTGAAGATCACTGGTTTCAGCTCTGCGAAGAGCTTGGTGGAACTGACATGTTATATCCTCAATAATGCGGTGTCACTTGAGTGTCTTACATTGGATACCATTTATGGTCCTAGGTGTGATCAAGATAAGTATAGGCGGTGTTTTCCCATGATAGATGGTGTTCTCACGGAAGCTCCAAGAGGGCTTGCAGCTATCAGAACATACATTGAGGATAAAGTTCCATCTACAGTTAATTTGATTGTTCTGGAACCTTGCAGCCGGTGCCATGTTAGAAGAAGAGGGTGA
- the LOC127771605 gene encoding uncharacterized protein LOC127771605, giving the protein MAAPLFTISGLREAAMLYASRDDPIKVIVTDVELRQAPALLELLTKASRLPRGWDLVRDHKLRQLARLANEIVVIVDVLVPMLRENALHHDAARLLLQYGWSLPHIARHVDGPEGPFHAVAVTAGNFLRHHVDHMINGTRDRDWLVANVERVRDKVADLNTMVVFIPELGLDDGPDGGEDDPEFGGDDGSDDGEDGPESGSPQGDNEEADDA; this is encoded by the coding sequence atgGCGGCGCCTCTCTTCACAATCTCGGGGCTtcgcgaggcggcgatgctgTACGCCAGCCGCGACGACCCCATCAAGGTCATCGTCACGGACGTAGAGCTCCGCCAGGCACCCGCCTTGCTGGAGTTGCTGACGAAGGCCAGTCGGCTCCCGCGCGGGTGGGATCTGGTCCGTGACCACAAGCTTCGTCAGCTCGCGCGCCTGGCGAACGagatcgtcgtcatcgtcgacgtTCTGGTGCCGATGCTCCGGGAGAACGCCCTCCACCacgacgccgcccgcctcctccttcaGTACGGCTGGTCACTCCCCCACATCGCTCGCCATGTCGATGGGCCGGAGGGGCCGTTCCACGCGGTCGCGGTCACGGCAGGCAATTTCCTCCGCCACCACGTCGACCACATGATCAATGGTACGCGCGATCGGGACTGGCTTGTCGCGAATGTCGAGAGAGTTCGCGACAAGGTCGCCGACCTCAACACCATGGTGGTCTTCATCCCCGAGCTCGGCCTCGACGACGGaccggacggcggcgaggatgacCCGGAGTTCGGTGGCGATGATGGATCCGACGACGGGGAGGACGGCCCGGAGTCCGGCAGCCCGCAAGGTGACAACGAGGAAGCTGACGATGCATGA